From Pseudomonas hefeiensis, one genomic window encodes:
- a CDS encoding type VI secretion protein codes for MRVFFSGFFLSVALTGCSLFAPSVDLDSLTLDVAPRANDDTPIAVDFVAVNDPDLLKQLSGITARQWFAEREQFQRDYRQLMSVWGLELVPGQFIDRQPFPLEGRRAAGLLVFASYNTPGAHRLRLDDQRKAWLKFESREMTLVNDGQLASQP; via the coding sequence TTGCGTGTTTTTTTTTCCGGATTTTTTTTGAGCGTCGCGCTTACCGGTTGTTCGTTGTTTGCCCCCAGTGTCGACCTCGACAGCCTGACCCTGGACGTCGCGCCCCGGGCCAATGACGACACACCCATTGCGGTGGATTTTGTCGCCGTGAACGACCCGGACCTGCTCAAACAGCTGTCGGGAATCACCGCCCGCCAGTGGTTTGCCGAGCGCGAACAGTTCCAGCGCGACTATCGTCAACTCATGTCGGTATGGGGGCTGGAGCTGGTGCCGGGGCAATTCATCGACCGCCAACCCTTCCCGCTGGAGGGCCGGCGTGCCGCTGGACTTTTGGTCTTCGCCAGCTATAACACTCCCGGAGCCCACCGGCTTCGGCTGGACGATCAGCGCAAGGCCTGGCTGAAGTTCGAAAGTCGTGAGATGACCCTCGTGAATGATGGCCAGCTTGCCAGTCAGCCTTGA
- the tssK gene encoding type VI secretion system baseplate subunit TssK produces the protein MSLLPDAVCWHEGMQLLPQHFQLQGLRAEALAAHFASACNPWFWGVSQLEVDPSALSAGQVRLLQLQGTLPDGLPVNLQAGVGPTLELDITEAVNKTDDATVTVYLAISPLWRAGQLLPLKGRLQSVVGDALPDLTSGEFPESITVWRPNPRLCTQLSKADSICLPLLRIRKEGGGFLRAAYTPPTPILLPESILGRRVAGLCARAREKCLFLAGRLRQAEAAGNQDDAMEIRRQLTALWARLPEVEGALNTRVATPQALHGLLLGLAGSWSALDLLAGVPAFAPLDFLELQRGYEPLLDWLEDTLERIRAGYRSLAFERNDPVFSIQLPGDQPSQRLVIGLRMPNGASEQAAAEWLRGAIIASAPHIPLLSRQRMSGLPHQAMSRNEQVAYSVGDDTRLFVVAAGGQWFDGQLPLHIVAPASHQASSPWQVVLFVAQTGESA, from the coding sequence ATGAGTCTGTTACCTGACGCGGTTTGCTGGCATGAGGGCATGCAGTTGCTGCCCCAGCATTTCCAATTGCAAGGGCTGCGCGCCGAGGCCCTGGCCGCGCATTTTGCCAGTGCCTGCAACCCGTGGTTCTGGGGTGTCAGCCAGCTGGAAGTCGACCCTTCAGCCCTCAGCGCCGGACAGGTCCGGCTGTTGCAACTGCAGGGCACCTTGCCGGACGGGTTACCGGTCAATTTGCAGGCCGGTGTCGGGCCGACCCTCGAGCTGGACATCACCGAGGCGGTGAACAAGACCGACGACGCGACGGTGACTGTGTACCTGGCCATCAGCCCGCTCTGGCGCGCTGGGCAATTGCTGCCACTCAAGGGACGGCTGCAATCGGTCGTGGGTGACGCCTTGCCGGATCTCACCAGCGGCGAATTCCCCGAGTCCATTACGGTGTGGCGGCCGAACCCTCGGCTGTGCACACAACTGAGCAAGGCCGACTCGATCTGCCTGCCACTGTTGCGCATCCGCAAGGAGGGCGGTGGCTTCCTGCGGGCGGCCTACACACCGCCAACGCCGATTCTGTTACCGGAATCGATTCTCGGTCGGCGAGTGGCCGGGTTATGCGCCAGGGCTCGGGAGAAATGTTTGTTCCTGGCCGGGCGCCTTCGTCAGGCCGAGGCGGCCGGCAACCAGGACGATGCAATGGAGATTCGCCGCCAATTGACTGCGTTGTGGGCGCGATTGCCGGAAGTCGAAGGCGCGCTGAACACCCGGGTGGCGACACCCCAGGCGTTGCATGGTCTGCTGTTGGGCCTGGCCGGTAGCTGGTCGGCGCTCGATCTGCTGGCGGGTGTCCCGGCCTTCGCGCCGCTGGATTTTCTTGAGCTGCAGCGCGGCTATGAACCGCTGCTCGACTGGCTGGAAGACACCCTGGAGCGGATCCGCGCCGGCTATCGCAGCCTGGCCTTCGAACGCAATGACCCGGTGTTCTCTATCCAGTTGCCCGGCGACCAGCCGAGCCAGCGCCTGGTGATCGGTCTGCGCATGCCCAACGGCGCCAGTGAGCAGGCTGCGGCCGAATGGCTGCGCGGGGCAATCATCGCGTCCGCGCCGCACATCCCGCTGTTGAGTCGCCAACGCATGAGCGGGCTGCCCCATCAGGCCATGAGCCGCAACGAACAGGTGGCCTACAGCGTGGGTGACGACACCCGGTTGTTCGTGGTGGCCGCCGGTGGGCAATGGTTTGACGGGCAATTGCCGTTGCACATCGTAGCGCCAGCCTCGCATCAGGCCAGCAGTCCATGGCAGGTGGTGTTGTTTGTGGCGCAGACCGGTGAAAGCGCCTGA
- a CDS encoding DotU family type IV/VI secretion system protein — translation MPDGSGGAVRSLHEAPLSSAFRQAWLKWSQEWQDLPKDSDPAVLVSRVVEFSGRSAQRLWRVAFATVGDAATEQVKALVYAFVALVDETLLFTPWPGQLAWQQHPLESRMYSSRQAGERLPAAIKKLLDEQMPGTRDLANVYLQCLILGFQGRLRGEPGQVQHEKWRVALFTFAWQHEPDYVDVSQRLAMPAAATPIRVPAQQSLPDGLRLGLVILAMVLLLSGLGQVFWRDIQSELEPVLQLNEPVVQEQDS, via the coding sequence ATGCCTGACGGAAGTGGCGGGGCGGTTCGGAGTCTGCATGAGGCACCGCTGAGCAGTGCGTTTCGTCAGGCCTGGCTGAAGTGGTCCCAGGAGTGGCAGGACTTGCCCAAGGACAGCGATCCCGCGGTATTGGTCAGCCGGGTGGTGGAGTTTTCCGGTCGCAGTGCCCAGCGTTTGTGGCGAGTCGCCTTCGCCACCGTAGGCGATGCGGCGACCGAGCAGGTCAAGGCACTGGTCTACGCCTTCGTGGCGCTGGTGGACGAGACCTTGCTGTTCACCCCGTGGCCGGGACAACTGGCCTGGCAGCAGCATCCCCTCGAATCGCGCATGTACTCCAGCCGCCAGGCCGGCGAACGGCTGCCGGCTGCCATCAAGAAACTGCTCGATGAGCAGATGCCCGGCACCCGGGACCTGGCCAACGTGTACCTGCAGTGCCTGATTCTCGGTTTTCAGGGCCGATTGCGTGGCGAGCCCGGTCAGGTCCAGCACGAAAAATGGCGTGTGGCGCTGTTCACGTTCGCTTGGCAGCACGAGCCGGATTATGTCGATGTCAGCCAGCGCCTGGCGATGCCTGCGGCGGCGACACCGATACGTGTCCCGGCCCAGCAGTCGTTACCGGACGGCTTGCGCCTGGGACTGGTGATCCTGGCGATGGTGTTGTTGCTGTCCGGGTTGGGGCAGGTGTTCTGGCGTGACATCCAGTCGGAGCTCGAACCGGTGCTGCAACTGAACGAGCCGGTGGTTCAGGAGCAGGACTCATGA
- a CDS encoding type VI secretion system protein → MSFLSIVALVLLALVAVLLIAAAIWWLRTQGGAAIRSFYGAVRHMEQEQGTRDRYQMPWLLMLGNEADGAQLCAQWRLQPTDKAAWFGRWWSDAEGAVLVVPQALFLPDEGMNMQRGNWWRLLGLIVRLRSRRPLDAVIWTVPFGKLDDIEQTTELSLKVRRCFIDLLQRFGLSLPVYVVITGMEELPGFQELVSALPAQARESTLGWSSPYAPDAAWQSQWSDQALDQVNAALSQSIIEIGALAGQLSSDLYGLPERFEGLRRALQLLLEPVFQGNAQGEAPHFRGVYFTASQAPAVTGDGLSASDSVVRQTVFARQLWSRRLVAERGLAQPVPRLLRLRQRWHRLAGGVALVVGVVWLGSMVWVWHDSVEQAEGLSRLVLSAHKNHVVVDPDKPQLEPTRHNVQNYWNVLEKAPRWRFVSVVFPTSWFSSVDAQLDNGLRMTARHHWILPLRDLLASDLEQLKGIRNTERRGNVESEDPAQWQSYVKAKDLVERAVRLEQHNQMFSQAVNNPKAPLDELVQLSNNALSLNLNTGTLSRARFYNRVLFDAQNADLKGLDLNAARPVIADNFMGLMQRWLDHYFLADNFVRQAGYLKLHLQRLEAGGGNSLSELEELMALVDDLQRLVSLTNSAWGRGKGQDLVPGYTQLMDKVGHSTLLGPDLEQDLQSQAAKLQQSFRDQWIVQTGSRDNLLIQQGSGLLVLQEHVTALDGAVQALFKRDFVALAMQKAPSDSNGVSMGRGDSDDFSVALNYFASYQSYANEELPRIPPDYRGALMEAAESAAARAMWLSLDESEQPLPGMSFNVQTSQAVSLQKAFMDVNRSDLAIRFQRLLNRRALAQIKSGLNEIDAQPLFTQRTDIQRWDGSKNFGLQLYGATDPQDLKLSLNQQFGAMLQIAEHRMPALEWLIVQQDNLSALEHDQVARFMALNDELLKYKNQNPASAAAQLEQLVSRDFIEMDTTSCGQILQTSSLPGGRGDLALRTVTLQQSALQRCLYLQQNQAATAWNDLANYFNQYLAGRFPFSQDVRARDADPARVQRLLELIDTRLPQAQAGLALSRTPERLAAEDFLNRLKQAGAWLGPLFVRDKSGLLGVEMDVRWRTDREQERGADQVIAWGLNAGNQQISYPGETGQNLRWMVGQPMSLTLRWARNGYQRPANDPLQPDLVVRDLEAGWEYQGPWSLLRLMRSLVSSQRQPNADYTDFPLTLQLPVTAQTQATTAQQTLMFLRLSLMSQGSKLPLSIPPLPTQAPRSPFMATSSSPAIATREEGL, encoded by the coding sequence ATGAGCTTCTTGAGCATCGTCGCCCTGGTGTTGCTGGCCCTTGTCGCGGTGCTGCTGATTGCGGCCGCGATTTGGTGGCTGCGCACCCAGGGCGGCGCGGCCATCCGCAGCTTCTATGGGGCGGTGCGCCACATGGAGCAGGAGCAGGGCACCCGGGACCGCTACCAGATGCCCTGGTTGTTGATGCTGGGCAACGAGGCCGACGGCGCGCAGTTGTGCGCCCAGTGGCGTTTGCAGCCGACAGACAAGGCGGCGTGGTTCGGGCGCTGGTGGTCGGATGCCGAAGGCGCGGTGCTGGTGGTGCCCCAGGCGCTGTTTTTGCCCGATGAGGGCATGAACATGCAACGGGGCAACTGGTGGCGCCTGTTGGGATTGATTGTGCGTCTGCGCAGCAGACGGCCGCTGGATGCTGTGATCTGGACCGTCCCGTTCGGCAAGCTCGATGACATCGAGCAGACGACCGAGCTGAGTCTCAAGGTTCGGCGCTGTTTCATCGACCTTCTGCAACGGTTCGGTCTGAGTTTGCCGGTGTATGTGGTGATCACCGGGATGGAGGAACTGCCAGGGTTTCAGGAACTGGTGAGTGCGTTGCCCGCCCAGGCCCGGGAATCGACGCTGGGCTGGTCGTCGCCATACGCGCCCGATGCAGCATGGCAATCACAATGGAGCGATCAGGCGCTGGACCAGGTCAACGCCGCGTTGTCCCAGTCGATCATCGAAATCGGTGCGCTGGCGGGGCAACTGAGCAGCGACCTGTATGGGTTGCCGGAGCGTTTCGAGGGGTTGCGGCGAGCCTTGCAGTTGTTGCTGGAACCGGTTTTTCAGGGCAACGCTCAGGGGGAGGCGCCGCACTTTCGCGGCGTGTATTTCACCGCCAGCCAGGCGCCGGCTGTCACCGGCGATGGCTTATCCGCCAGCGACAGCGTTGTGCGCCAAACGGTGTTCGCCCGGCAACTGTGGTCGCGCCGGCTGGTAGCCGAGCGGGGCCTGGCCCAGCCGGTGCCACGCCTGCTGCGCTTGCGCCAACGCTGGCATCGGCTGGCCGGAGGAGTGGCGCTGGTGGTCGGCGTGGTCTGGCTGGGGAGCATGGTCTGGGTCTGGCACGATTCTGTCGAGCAAGCCGAGGGGCTGTCGCGGTTGGTCCTCAGCGCGCACAAAAACCATGTCGTGGTCGATCCCGACAAACCTCAACTGGAACCGACCCGACACAACGTGCAGAACTACTGGAACGTGCTGGAAAAAGCCCCGCGCTGGCGTTTCGTCTCGGTGGTGTTTCCGACTTCCTGGTTCTCTTCCGTGGACGCACAGCTGGACAACGGGTTGCGCATGACCGCCCGCCATCATTGGATATTGCCGCTGCGTGACCTGCTGGCCTCGGACCTCGAACAGCTCAAGGGCATCCGCAATACCGAGCGGCGCGGCAACGTGGAAAGCGAAGACCCGGCGCAATGGCAAAGTTACGTAAAGGCCAAGGACCTGGTTGAACGCGCGGTGCGCCTGGAACAGCACAACCAAATGTTCAGCCAGGCGGTGAACAATCCCAAGGCGCCGCTGGACGAGCTGGTGCAACTGAGCAACAACGCCCTGTCGCTGAACCTCAACACCGGGACCTTGAGTCGGGCGCGTTTCTACAATCGTGTGCTGTTCGATGCCCAGAATGCCGATTTGAAAGGCCTGGACCTGAACGCCGCGCGCCCGGTGATTGCCGATAACTTCATGGGCCTGATGCAGCGCTGGCTGGATCATTACTTTCTGGCGGACAACTTCGTGCGCCAGGCCGGCTACTTGAAGCTGCATCTGCAACGGCTAGAGGCGGGCGGTGGCAACTCCTTGAGTGAACTCGAAGAGCTGATGGCGTTGGTCGATGACCTGCAGCGGCTCGTCAGCCTGACCAACTCGGCCTGGGGCCGGGGCAAGGGACAGGACCTGGTGCCCGGTTACACCCAGTTGATGGACAAGGTGGGCCACAGCACGCTGCTGGGGCCGGATCTTGAGCAGGATCTGCAGAGCCAGGCGGCAAAATTGCAGCAGAGCTTTCGCGACCAGTGGATCGTCCAGACCGGTTCCAGGGACAATCTGTTGATCCAGCAGGGCAGCGGTTTGCTGGTGCTGCAGGAGCATGTCACGGCACTGGACGGCGCGGTGCAAGCGCTGTTCAAGCGTGATTTCGTGGCGTTGGCCATGCAGAAGGCGCCGTCGGACAGTAACGGCGTCTCGATGGGCCGGGGTGACAGCGACGATTTCAGCGTTGCCCTGAACTACTTCGCCAGCTACCAGAGCTACGCCAATGAAGAGTTGCCGCGCATCCCGCCGGATTACCGTGGGGCGCTGATGGAGGCCGCTGAAAGCGCGGCGGCGCGGGCCATGTGGCTGAGTCTGGATGAAAGCGAGCAACCGCTACCGGGCATGAGTTTCAATGTGCAGACCTCCCAGGCCGTTTCCCTGCAAAAAGCCTTCATGGATGTGAACCGCAGCGATCTGGCGATTCGTTTTCAGCGCCTGCTCAACCGCCGAGCGTTGGCACAGATCAAGAGTGGCCTGAACGAAATCGACGCCCAGCCACTGTTTACTCAACGCACCGATATCCAGCGCTGGGACGGTTCGAAGAACTTCGGTTTGCAGTTGTACGGCGCGACTGATCCTCAGGACTTGAAGCTGAGCCTGAACCAGCAGTTCGGCGCCATGCTTCAGATCGCCGAGCACCGCATGCCCGCGCTGGAATGGCTGATTGTCCAGCAGGACAACCTGTCGGCCCTGGAGCACGATCAGGTTGCCCGGTTTATGGCGCTCAACGACGAACTGCTCAAATACAAAAACCAGAACCCGGCCAGTGCGGCTGCCCAACTTGAGCAATTGGTAAGCCGCGACTTCATCGAAATGGACACCACGTCCTGCGGGCAGATTCTGCAAACTTCCAGCCTGCCCGGCGGACGTGGCGACCTGGCTCTGCGCACCGTCACGCTGCAACAAAGCGCCTTGCAACGGTGCCTGTATCTGCAACAGAACCAGGCGGCGACCGCCTGGAATGATCTGGCCAATTATTTCAATCAGTACCTGGCCGGGCGTTTTCCGTTTTCCCAGGATGTGCGGGCCCGCGATGCCGACCCGGCTCGGGTACAACGCCTGCTGGAGCTGATCGACACGCGACTGCCCCAGGCACAGGCTGGGCTGGCGTTGAGCCGGACGCCGGAGCGATTGGCGGCGGAGGATTTTCTCAACCGTTTGAAACAGGCCGGTGCCTGGCTCGGGCCGTTGTTCGTGCGCGACAAGAGTGGCTTGCTCGGCGTGGAAATGGACGTGCGCTGGCGAACCGACCGCGAGCAGGAGCGCGGCGCGGATCAGGTGATCGCCTGGGGGCTGAACGCCGGCAACCAACAGATCAGTTACCCTGGTGAAACCGGGCAGAACTTGCGCTGGATGGTCGGGCAGCCGATGAGTTTGACCTTGCGCTGGGCCCGCAACGGTTACCAGCGTCCGGCCAACGACCCGTTACAACCCGATCTGGTGGTTCGTGACCTGGAAGCCGGTTGGGAGTACCAGGGGCCGTGGTCGTTGTTGCGCCTGATGCGCTCATTGGTGTCGAGCCAGCGTCAGCCGAATGCCGACTACACTGACTTCCCGCTGACTCTGCAACTGCCCGTGACGGCTCAGACCCAGGCGACCACGGCGCAGCAGACCCTGATGTTCCTGCG